From the Acidobacteriota bacterium genome, one window contains:
- a CDS encoding acyl-CoA thioesterase, protein MTGKSKWDAARHVSVTHARTLDPKPVRESQSEITQMVLPNDGNPMGNILGGMVMHQVDIVAAIAAGRHSGSYVVTASMDHMDFRVPIRVGEIIILRASVNRAFRTSMEVGVKVYREGVYNRTREHTSSAYLTFVAVDDDGNPREVPPVITETDDEKRRFREAGQRRERRLADSLAKKNKLNQREKRGPR, encoded by the coding sequence ATGACGGGAAAATCAAAATGGGATGCGGCGCGACACGTGAGCGTGACACACGCAAGAACACTGGATCCCAAGCCGGTGCGCGAGTCGCAGTCCGAGATTACCCAAATGGTGCTGCCCAACGACGGCAACCCCATGGGCAACATCCTCGGCGGCATGGTCATGCATCAGGTGGACATCGTGGCAGCCATCGCCGCCGGCCGGCACTCCGGCTCCTATGTCGTTACGGCATCCATGGATCACATGGACTTCCGAGTTCCTATCCGCGTGGGAGAGATCATTATCTTGAGGGCGTCGGTGAACCGCGCCTTCAGGACATCAATGGAGGTGGGCGTTAAGGTATATCGAGAAGGGGTTTATAACCGAACCCGCGAACACACCAGCTCGGCCTATCTGACGTTTGTCGCCGTGGACGATGATGGCAACCCGCGCGAAGTGCCACCGGTAATCACTGAAACCGACGACGAAAAGCGCCGCTTTCGCGAAGCGGGCCAGCGCCGTGAACGGCGGCTCGCGGATAGCCTCGCAAAGAAAAATAAGCTGAACCAGCGCGAGAAACGGGGCCCCCGCTAG
- a CDS encoding DUF1572 domain-containing protein — protein sequence MPKSEFLNDCLREFEKMRRNADGALAQVSEQDLYRKLDPGTNSLAEIMKHLAGNIRSRWTDFLTTDGDKPDRDRDAEFIANDADTPQRLRKDLADSWEFLSAELGKLGVADLDRTITIRGEPHTVRRSVLRQLNHHAGHVGQMVMLAKHFVGENWTTLSVPRGKSREYNQMMQEKFAAERK from the coding sequence ATGCCGAAAAGCGAATTCCTGAACGATTGCCTTCGTGAATTTGAGAAAATGCGCCGCAATGCCGATGGCGCGCTGGCACAGGTCTCCGAACAGGACCTTTATCGCAAGCTCGATCCGGGAACCAATTCGCTGGCGGAGATCATGAAGCATCTGGCGGGCAACATCCGCTCGCGCTGGACGGATTTCCTCACCACTGATGGCGACAAACCGGATCGCGACCGCGACGCCGAATTTATCGCCAACGATGCGGACACGCCCCAGCGATTGCGCAAGGATTTGGCGGACTCCTGGGAGTTTCTGTCCGCCGAACTCGGCAAGCTCGGCGTGGCCGACCTCGACCGCACCATCACTATCCGAGGCGAGCCGCACACCGTGCGCCGCTCCGTGCTGCGCCAGTTGAACCACCACGCCGGCCATGTCGGCCAGATGGTGATGCTGGCCAAGCATTTCGTCGGAGAAAACTGGACAACGTTAAGCGTGCCGCGAGGCAAATCGAGAGAATATAATCAAATGATGCAGGAAAAGTTTGCCGCAGAGAGGAAATGA
- a CDS encoding SDR family NAD(P)-dependent oxidoreductase — protein sequence MGQFQDHFQDKVVLITGASMGVGAGLAQMFAAQGAKVAIAARSMDKLVSLAKSLPGESLVIAADMSQPDQVRDMVAQTVARFGRIDILVNNAAVGMYAAAADMDMAACEHLIKTNWLGPLHAIQAAVPVMRRQGGGQIINISTVAARLPLPYFTAYASTKYAMTAMSDILRMELRPDNIQVLLVFLGRVRTNFTVNAFKGPGTKALGGKMGGISVERAARAILLASRWRRREIVVPCSNRVFGWLRRLAPPLIDRLTLALLKPMMRK from the coding sequence TTGGGACAATTTCAAGACCATTTTCAAGATAAGGTCGTGCTGATCACCGGCGCGTCGATGGGCGTGGGCGCGGGGCTGGCGCAGATGTTCGCAGCGCAGGGAGCGAAGGTGGCCATCGCCGCGCGCTCGATGGACAAGCTGGTGTCGCTGGCGAAGTCTCTGCCCGGTGAATCGCTGGTGATCGCCGCCGACATGAGCCAGCCGGACCAAGTCCGCGACATGGTCGCCCAGACCGTCGCACGCTTCGGGCGCATTGACATTCTGGTTAATAACGCCGCCGTGGGCATGTACGCAGCCGCCGCCGACATGGACATGGCCGCCTGCGAGCATCTGATCAAGACCAACTGGCTGGGGCCGCTGCACGCCATTCAGGCCGCCGTTCCGGTGATGCGCCGGCAGGGTGGCGGGCAGATCATCAATATCTCGACCGTCGCCGCGCGCCTGCCGCTGCCATACTTCACCGCGTACGCGAGCACGAAATATGCGATGACGGCCATGTCCGACATCCTGCGCATGGAGCTGCGGCCTGATAACATTCAAGTGCTGCTGGTGTTCCTGGGTCGGGTGCGAACCAACTTCACCGTGAACGCCTTCAAAGGGCCCGGTACAAAGGCCCTGGGGGGAAAGATGGGTGGCATCAGCGTGGAGAGGGCCGCGCGCGCAATTTTGCTGGCCTCGCGCTGGAGGCGGCGCGAGATTGTGGTCCCGTGCAGCAATCGCGTCTTTGGCTGGCTGCGTCGGCTGGCTCCGCCGCTAATCGACCGGCTGACCTTGGCGCTGCTGAAGCCGATGATGAGAAAATAG
- a CDS encoding magnesium chelatase, with amino-acid sequence MKLKPHLLGELRSSAYSEQKYRLRTVKDEMRENLIAKMESGEMLFPGVVGYEDTVIPQVVNAVLSRHNFILLGLRGQAKTRLLRALVALLDEELPVLAGCEINDNPYAPICRSCRLLLQEKGDAAPVNFLTREFRYVEKLATPDVTIADMIGDMDPIKAARGGHQLSDELTIHYGLMPRANRGIFAINELPDLAGKIQVGLFNIMQEGDVQIKGYPVRLPLDIMIVFTANPEDYTARGKIITPLKDRIGAEIRTHYPATVEEGIAITVQEAWTTRGGSKRMQIPTFIQEIVEEIAFLARGDKRVDKRSGVSQRLPISCMETVVSNAERRAISNRERDVVPRVSDIYAALPALTGKFELEYEGELKGADQVARELVRGAVGKIFDKYFADADLQQIVQWFEMGGSLKVPEGDSANAVVNGLRKIQGLLDKATAAGKPDKPNDAWTAAAGEFVLEGLHAHRRIGRSEERGFTMESRKQQPAGREDMRQPHRRQFN; translated from the coding sequence ATGAAACTCAAGCCTCACTTGCTCGGTGAACTGCGCAGCAGCGCATACTCGGAGCAAAAATACCGGTTGCGAACTGTGAAAGATGAAATGCGTGAAAATCTCATCGCCAAGATGGAAAGCGGCGAGATGCTGTTTCCCGGCGTGGTCGGGTACGAAGACACGGTGATCCCGCAAGTGGTGAATGCCGTGCTATCGCGCCACAACTTCATCCTGCTTGGCCTGCGCGGACAAGCCAAGACGCGCCTGCTGCGCGCGCTAGTCGCACTGCTCGATGAAGAACTTCCCGTGTTGGCTGGCTGCGAGATCAACGACAATCCCTACGCTCCCATCTGCCGCTCGTGTCGATTGTTGCTACAGGAAAAGGGCGACGCCGCACCGGTGAACTTCCTGACTCGTGAGTTCCGCTATGTCGAAAAACTGGCGACGCCCGATGTAACCATCGCCGACATGATCGGCGACATGGACCCCATCAAGGCCGCTCGTGGCGGGCACCAGCTCTCCGACGAGCTGACCATTCATTACGGCTTGATGCCTCGCGCCAACCGCGGCATCTTCGCCATCAATGAGTTGCCCGATCTGGCTGGGAAAATTCAGGTGGGCCTGTTCAACATCATGCAGGAGGGCGACGTGCAGATTAAGGGTTACCCGGTGCGCCTGCCCCTCGACATCATGATCGTCTTCACCGCCAACCCGGAGGACTATACCGCGCGCGGGAAGATCATTACGCCACTCAAGGACCGCATCGGCGCCGAGATTCGCACTCACTACCCGGCCACCGTGGAGGAGGGCATCGCCATCACTGTGCAGGAGGCCTGGACGACGCGTGGCGGGTCGAAGCGGATGCAGATTCCGACATTCATTCAGGAGATTGTCGAGGAGATCGCGTTCCTCGCCCGCGGCGACAAGCGCGTGGATAAGCGCTCGGGAGTTAGTCAGCGCCTGCCTATCAGTTGCATGGAGACGGTCGTTTCGAACGCCGAGCGCCGCGCCATCAGCAATCGTGAGCGCGACGTGGTGCCGCGCGTGTCGGATATATACGCCGCGCTGCCTGCGCTGACCGGCAAGTTTGAGTTGGAATATGAAGGTGAATTGAAGGGCGCTGATCAAGTCGCGCGCGAGCTGGTGCGCGGCGCGGTCGGCAAGATATTCGACAAATACTTCGCCGATGCCGATCTGCAGCAGATTGTCCAATGGTTTGAGATGGGGGGCTCGTTGAAAGTTCCCGAGGGGGATTCCGCAAACGCCGTGGTCAATGGCCTGCGCAAGATCCAAGGACTGCTGGACAAGGCCACCGCCGCCGGTAAACCAGACAAACCCAACGACGCATGGACCGCTGCTGCCGGCGAGTTTGTGCTGGAGGGATTACACGCGCACCGCCGCATTGGCCGTAGCGAAGAGCGTGGTTTCACAATGGAATCGCGCAAGCAGCAGCCAGCGGGCCGCGAAGATATGCGTCAACCGCACCGTCGGCAATTTAACTAA
- a CDS encoding VWA domain-containing protein — MKSITYKKFDPSDLDSLDMQELMDKLAEFFLQSGFQSPYGDDFGEGDENSLDQLRHALQQALQQEEGQFGENEQMKRLMEAFRDMTPEQQQEMIDKLIERMEQEGYVSVTDQPPQQQDQQQQGGGSLGEEGQVRFELTDKGLDFLGFKTLKDLLGSLGRSSFGRHDTRDLSTGIESGGSTKPYEFGDTINMDVTATLSSAIQREGLAMPLNIEYKDLQVHQSEYQSSCATVLMLDCSHSMILYGEDRFTPAKRVALALSHLIRTQYPGDTLHLVLFHDSAEEMPLSQLARAQVGPHYTNTREGLRLAQRILNRQQKDMRQIIMITDGKPSALTLEDGRIYKNAFGLDPFVVTSTLEEVSKCKRAGILINTFMLASDAGLIHFVEQVTRLCRGKAYFTTPYTLGQYLLLDYLNNKSRTIH, encoded by the coding sequence ATGAAGTCTATTACTTATAAAAAGTTTGATCCGTCCGACCTCGACTCACTCGACATGCAGGAGTTGATGGATAAGCTCGCCGAATTTTTCCTGCAGAGTGGTTTCCAATCGCCTTATGGCGATGACTTCGGAGAGGGCGATGAAAACTCGCTCGACCAATTGCGGCATGCCTTGCAGCAGGCGCTCCAACAGGAAGAAGGCCAGTTTGGCGAGAATGAGCAGATGAAGCGGCTGATGGAGGCGTTCCGAGACATGACGCCCGAGCAGCAGCAAGAGATGATCGACAAGCTGATCGAGCGCATGGAGCAGGAGGGCTACGTCAGCGTAACCGACCAGCCGCCACAGCAGCAGGATCAACAGCAGCAAGGCGGCGGTTCCCTTGGCGAAGAAGGCCAAGTCCGTTTTGAACTCACGGATAAGGGGCTGGACTTTCTGGGTTTCAAGACGCTGAAGGACCTGCTCGGCTCACTGGGCCGGTCTAGCTTCGGCCGCCATGATACGCGTGACTTATCCACCGGTATCGAGTCAGGCGGATCAACGAAGCCCTATGAGTTCGGCGACACCATCAACATGGATGTGACTGCCACACTCTCCAGCGCTATCCAGCGCGAGGGTTTGGCGATGCCGCTGAACATCGAATACAAAGACTTGCAAGTCCACCAATCCGAGTACCAAAGTTCCTGCGCCACGGTACTGATGCTCGATTGCAGCCACAGCATGATCCTTTACGGCGAAGACCGCTTCACGCCCGCGAAACGCGTCGCGCTGGCTCTTTCGCACTTGATCCGCACGCAATATCCCGGCGATACGCTGCACCTGGTGCTATTTCACGACTCGGCGGAGGAGATGCCGCTTTCGCAGCTCGCGCGCGCGCAGGTGGGGCCGCATTACACGAACACGCGGGAAGGTCTGCGCCTCGCGCAACGCATCCTGAACCGGCAGCAGAAAGATATGCGCCAGATCATCATGATCACCGATGGCAAGCCCTCCGCGCTCACACTCGAAGACGGTCGCATTTACAAAAACGCCTTTGGTTTGGACCCATTCGTTGTGACATCCACACTGGAAGAAGTGAGTAAGTGCAAGCGCGCGGGCATTCTGATCAATACGTTCATGCTGGCGAGCGACGCCGGGCTGATTCATTTTGTCGAGCAGGTAACGCGCTTGTGTCGCGGCAAAGCCTACTTCACCACGCCGTACACGCTTGGCCAGTACCTATTGCTCGATTACCTTAACAATAAATCGCGCACGATACATTAA
- a CDS encoding pirin family protein yields MKKLATIHRSTDKHWVGDGFPVRTVFSYHSQGLHVSPFLLMDYAGPVEFPPAAKPRGVGWHPHRGFETVTIVYQGEVEHRDTTGNGGKIGPGDVQWMTAAGGLLHEEMHSQEFTKKGGTFEVIQLWVNIPSQDKLSPPHYQAITDAQIPSVALNSDGSFARVISGELHGVNGPAATFTPVNLWDLRLRAGNKVELNIPEGFTTLLFVLNGAVQVNGAQDINATELAAFDRSGEMISMISKEDSMVLVMSGQPIDEPIAGYGPFVMNNEDQIRQALKDFNSGRMAEMIAAVEAN; encoded by the coding sequence GACAAGCATTGGGTTGGCGACGGATTCCCCGTGCGCACCGTATTCTCCTATCACAGCCAGGGATTGCATGTCAGTCCCTTCCTCCTAATGGATTACGCCGGCCCGGTGGAGTTCCCGCCCGCCGCCAAGCCGCGCGGCGTGGGCTGGCATCCGCACCGCGGATTCGAAACGGTAACGATTGTTTATCAAGGAGAGGTTGAGCATCGCGACACCACCGGCAACGGCGGCAAGATCGGCCCCGGCGATGTCCAGTGGATGACGGCAGCGGGCGGCCTGTTGCATGAAGAGATGCACAGCCAGGAGTTCACGAAGAAGGGCGGGACATTCGAAGTCATCCAGCTCTGGGTGAACATCCCCTCGCAAGACAAACTGTCGCCTCCTCACTATCAGGCAATCACGGACGCGCAGATTCCATCCGTCGCTCTCAACAGTGATGGCAGCTTCGCGCGAGTCATCTCGGGCGAACTTCATGGCGTCAATGGCCCGGCGGCCACATTCACGCCGGTGAATCTTTGGGATCTGCGCCTGCGCGCTGGAAACAAGGTTGAGCTAAACATCCCCGAAGGCTTTACAACATTGCTGTTTGTGCTGAATGGTGCCGTACAGGTGAACGGCGCGCAGGATATCAACGCCACGGAACTCGCCGCTTTCGACCGCTCGGGCGAAATGATATCGATGATTTCCAAAGAGGACAGCATGGTGTTGGTCATGAGCGGCCAGCCCATCGACGAGCCCATCGCCGGCTATGGGCCATTTGTAATGAACAATGAAGACCAGATTCGCCAGGCCCTGAAGGATTTCAATTCAGGCAGGATGGCGGAGATGATCGCCGCAGTTGAAGCCAACTAA